A single region of the Lycium barbarum isolate Lr01 chromosome 2, ASM1917538v2, whole genome shotgun sequence genome encodes:
- the LOC132626753 gene encoding protein AGENET DOMAIN (AGD)-CONTAINING P1-like isoform X1 — MQCFNKGDAVEVLKTHPYTIWFPATILRSTPTKNGQIYVEFNTLSDRREYVNVGDVRPTPPQELHKYFKVGDNVEVLYQEKGWRKGKVNDILQNSMYLVSLLDEGDEIVKVEQWCSRVYRHWDHGSWVPPLQKNIPEVELKSRRIKLRIKCSRCWKETFNEGMSVEVKRDKEGCYGSWHTAVIVEAVGYDKFLVEYQKLKAVNGSQFLKEEADASCIRPCPPEIRSFHPFEHLDRVDAWINDGWWEAHIIDVLGGFNYVVCLLTTEEELVFEHSMLRPHQDWVKGKWVTAREFDMPTSSSDMTLKSKELKIRIKCSGTTSEPKFSKGIRVEVRSDEEGYQGSWYTAVIVDSIGQHKFLVEYLTLRTEDESEPLREKADASDIRPCPPLIQRIDRFKMLEEVDAWYNEGWWVGLICKILDGLKYMVYFWTTNEELEFDHFTLRPHQDWIDGKWVIAFMKKPQIEVKPKLKGQRGGVAKRTNFCVGAKVEVKSDEEGYQGSWYPAKIVRPLGNEKYLLQYQTLETDDETDLLTEEADTLSIRPYPPLIQQHDQFRPLDEVDAWYNGGWWAGQVCKVLKGSNYTVYFPTANEILEFQHSDLRPHQNWLDGEWVAAKRGPIS, encoded by the exons ATGCAATGCTTCAACAAAGGAGACGCTGTAGAAGTCCTAAAAACACACCCTTATACCATCTGGTTCCCAGCCACCATACTCAGATCAACCCCAACCAAAAATGGTCAAATTTACGTTGAATTCAACACCCTTTCCGACAGGAGGGAGTATGTTAATGTCGGTGATGTGCGTCCTACACCTCCACAAGAGCTACACAAGTACTTCAAAGTTGGTGATAATGTGGAAGTTCTTTATCAAGAAAAGGGGTGGAGAAAAGGGAAAGTTAATGATATCTTGCAGAATTCTATGTATTTGGTTTCACTTCTTGATGAGGGAGATGAAATTGTTAAAGTGGAACAATGGTGTTCAAGGGTTTATAGACATTGGGATCATGGCTCTTGGGTTCCTCCTCTTCAG AAGAATATACCAGAGGTAGAGCTAAAGTCAAGAAGGATCAAACTGAGGATAAAGTGTAGCAGATGTTGGAAGGAAACATTCAACGAAGGGATGTCTGTGGAGGTGAAACGTGATAAAGAAGGTTGCTATGGTTCATGGCATACTGCAGTTATTGTCGAAGCTGTTGGCTATGACAAGTTTTTGGTTGAATACCAGAAACTGAAAGCAGTTAATGGGTCTCAATTTCTCAAAGAAGAGGCTGATGCTTCTTGCATCAGACCATGTCCACCTGAAATCCGATCGTTTCATCCTTTTGAACATCTTGATAGGGTAGATGCTTGGATCAATGATGGATGGTGGGAAGCTCATATAATAGACGTTCTTGGTGGTTTTAATTATGTAGTGTGTCTGTTGACCACAGAGGAAGAATTGGTGTTTGAGCATTCTATGCTGAGGCCTCATCAAGATTGGGTCAAAGGGAAATGGGTTACTGCCAGAGAG TTTGATATGCCAACAAGTTCATCTGACATGACATTGAAGTCAAAGGAGCTGAAAATCAGGATAAAGTGTAGTGGAACGACATCGGAGCCGAAATTCAGCAAGGGTATAAGGGTAGAAGTGAGAAGTGATGAAGAAGGATACCAGGGTTCCTGGTACACTGCAGTTATTGTTGATTCCATTGGTCAGCATAAGTTTTTGGTGGAATACTTGACACTAAGAACTGAGGACGAATCTGAGCCCCTTAGAGAAAAAGCAGATGCTTCTGACATTAGGCCCTGCCCCCCTTTAATTCAAAGAATTGACAGATTTAAAATGCTTGAAGAGGTTGATGCATGGTATAATGAGGGATGGTGGGTTGGTCTTATATGCAAAATCCTTGACGGCTTAAAGTACATGGTTTATTTTTGGACTACAAATGAGGAGCTGGAGTTTGACCATTTCACTTTGAGACCCCATCAAGACTGGATTGATGGAAAATGGGTCATTGCCTTCATG AAAAAACCTCAAATCGAAGTGAAGCCCAAACTAAAGGGACAGAGAGGTGGAGTAGCCAAGCGTACCAATTTTTGCGTTGGAGCAAAGGTGGAGGTGAAGAGTGATGAAGAAGGTTACCAGGGTTCATGGTACCCTGCGAAGATTGTGAGACCTCTAGGAAATGAGAAGTATCTGCTACAATACCAGACTCTAGAAACTGATGATGAAACTGACCTCCTGACTGAAGAAGCAGATACTCTTTCTATAAGGCCTTATCCCCCACTAATCCAACAACATGACCAATTCAGGCCACTTGATGAAGTTGACGCTTGGTATAATGGTGGGTGGTGGGCTGGTCAAGTGTGCAAAGTTCTCAAAGGTTCTAATTATACGGTCTACTTTCCAACGGCAAATGAGATCTTGGAATTTCAGCATTCTGATTTGAGGCCTCATCAAAACTGGCTAGATGGAGAATGGGTTGCTGCTAAAAGG GGTCCTATATCATGA
- the LOC132626753 gene encoding protein AGENET DOMAIN (AGD)-CONTAINING P1-like isoform X3, protein MLLVLEGVEKNIPEVELKSRRIKLRIKCSRCWKETFNEGMSVEVKRDKEGCYGSWHTAVIVEAVGYDKFLVEYQKLKAVNGSQFLKEEADASCIRPCPPEIRSFHPFEHLDRVDAWINDGWWEAHIIDVLGGFNYVVCLLTTEEELVFEHSMLRPHQDWVKGKWVTAREFDMPTSSSDMTLKSKELKIRIKCSGTTSEPKFSKGIRVEVRSDEEGYQGSWYTAVIVDSIGQHKFLVEYLTLRTEDESEPLREKADASDIRPCPPLIQRIDRFKMLEEVDAWYNEGWWVGLICKILDGLKYMVYFWTTNEELEFDHFTLRPHQDWIDGKWVIAFMKKPQIEVKPKLKGQRGGVAKRTNFCVGAKVEVKSDEEGYQGSWYPAKIVRPLGNEKYLLQYQTLETDDETDLLTEEADTLSIRPYPPLIQQHDQFRPLDEVDAWYNGGWWAGQVCKVLKGSNYTVYFPTANEILEFQHSDLRPHQNWLDGEWVAAKRGPIS, encoded by the exons ATGCTGTTGGTACTCGAGGGAGTGGAG AAGAATATACCAGAGGTAGAGCTAAAGTCAAGAAGGATCAAACTGAGGATAAAGTGTAGCAGATGTTGGAAGGAAACATTCAACGAAGGGATGTCTGTGGAGGTGAAACGTGATAAAGAAGGTTGCTATGGTTCATGGCATACTGCAGTTATTGTCGAAGCTGTTGGCTATGACAAGTTTTTGGTTGAATACCAGAAACTGAAAGCAGTTAATGGGTCTCAATTTCTCAAAGAAGAGGCTGATGCTTCTTGCATCAGACCATGTCCACCTGAAATCCGATCGTTTCATCCTTTTGAACATCTTGATAGGGTAGATGCTTGGATCAATGATGGATGGTGGGAAGCTCATATAATAGACGTTCTTGGTGGTTTTAATTATGTAGTGTGTCTGTTGACCACAGAGGAAGAATTGGTGTTTGAGCATTCTATGCTGAGGCCTCATCAAGATTGGGTCAAAGGGAAATGGGTTACTGCCAGAGAG TTTGATATGCCAACAAGTTCATCTGACATGACATTGAAGTCAAAGGAGCTGAAAATCAGGATAAAGTGTAGTGGAACGACATCGGAGCCGAAATTCAGCAAGGGTATAAGGGTAGAAGTGAGAAGTGATGAAGAAGGATACCAGGGTTCCTGGTACACTGCAGTTATTGTTGATTCCATTGGTCAGCATAAGTTTTTGGTGGAATACTTGACACTAAGAACTGAGGACGAATCTGAGCCCCTTAGAGAAAAAGCAGATGCTTCTGACATTAGGCCCTGCCCCCCTTTAATTCAAAGAATTGACAGATTTAAAATGCTTGAAGAGGTTGATGCATGGTATAATGAGGGATGGTGGGTTGGTCTTATATGCAAAATCCTTGACGGCTTAAAGTACATGGTTTATTTTTGGACTACAAATGAGGAGCTGGAGTTTGACCATTTCACTTTGAGACCCCATCAAGACTGGATTGATGGAAAATGGGTCATTGCCTTCATG AAAAAACCTCAAATCGAAGTGAAGCCCAAACTAAAGGGACAGAGAGGTGGAGTAGCCAAGCGTACCAATTTTTGCGTTGGAGCAAAGGTGGAGGTGAAGAGTGATGAAGAAGGTTACCAGGGTTCATGGTACCCTGCGAAGATTGTGAGACCTCTAGGAAATGAGAAGTATCTGCTACAATACCAGACTCTAGAAACTGATGATGAAACTGACCTCCTGACTGAAGAAGCAGATACTCTTTCTATAAGGCCTTATCCCCCACTAATCCAACAACATGACCAATTCAGGCCACTTGATGAAGTTGACGCTTGGTATAATGGTGGGTGGTGGGCTGGTCAAGTGTGCAAAGTTCTCAAAGGTTCTAATTATACGGTCTACTTTCCAACGGCAAATGAGATCTTGGAATTTCAGCATTCTGATTTGAGGCCTCATCAAAACTGGCTAGATGGAGAATGGGTTGCTGCTAAAAGG GGTCCTATATCATGA
- the LOC132626753 gene encoding protein AGENET DOMAIN (AGD)-CONTAINING P1-like isoform X2: MQCFNKGDAVEVLKTHPYTIWFPATILRSTPTKNGQIYVEFNTLSDRREYVNVGDVRPTPPQELHKYFKVGDNVEVLYQEKGWRKGKVNDILQNSMYLVSLLDEGDEIVKVEQWCSRVYRHWDHGSWVPPLQKNIPEVELKSRRIKLRIKCSRCWKETFNEGMSVEVKRDKEGCYGSWHTAVIVEAVGYDKFLVEYQKLKAVNGSQFLKEEADASCIRPCPPEIRSFHPFEHLDRVDAWINDGWWEAHIIDVLGGFNYVVCLLTTEEELVFEHSMLRPHQDWVKGKWVTAREFDMPTSSSDMTLKSKELKIRIKCSGTTSEPKFSKGIRVEVRSDEEGYQGSWYTAVIVDSIGQHKFLVEYLTLRTEDESEPLREKADASDIRPCPPLIQRIDRFKMLEEVDAWYNEGWWVGLICKILDGLKYMVYFWTTNEELEFDHFTLRPHQDWIDGKWVIAFMKKPQIEVKPKLKGQRGGVAKRTNFCVGAKVEVKSDEEGYQGSWYPAKIVRPLGNEKYLLQYQTLETDDETDLLTEEADTLSIRPYPPLIQQHDQFRPLDEVDAWYNGGWWAGQVCKVLKGSNYTVYFPTANEILEFQHSDLRPHQNWLDGEWVAAKRALV, from the exons ATGCAATGCTTCAACAAAGGAGACGCTGTAGAAGTCCTAAAAACACACCCTTATACCATCTGGTTCCCAGCCACCATACTCAGATCAACCCCAACCAAAAATGGTCAAATTTACGTTGAATTCAACACCCTTTCCGACAGGAGGGAGTATGTTAATGTCGGTGATGTGCGTCCTACACCTCCACAAGAGCTACACAAGTACTTCAAAGTTGGTGATAATGTGGAAGTTCTTTATCAAGAAAAGGGGTGGAGAAAAGGGAAAGTTAATGATATCTTGCAGAATTCTATGTATTTGGTTTCACTTCTTGATGAGGGAGATGAAATTGTTAAAGTGGAACAATGGTGTTCAAGGGTTTATAGACATTGGGATCATGGCTCTTGGGTTCCTCCTCTTCAG AAGAATATACCAGAGGTAGAGCTAAAGTCAAGAAGGATCAAACTGAGGATAAAGTGTAGCAGATGTTGGAAGGAAACATTCAACGAAGGGATGTCTGTGGAGGTGAAACGTGATAAAGAAGGTTGCTATGGTTCATGGCATACTGCAGTTATTGTCGAAGCTGTTGGCTATGACAAGTTTTTGGTTGAATACCAGAAACTGAAAGCAGTTAATGGGTCTCAATTTCTCAAAGAAGAGGCTGATGCTTCTTGCATCAGACCATGTCCACCTGAAATCCGATCGTTTCATCCTTTTGAACATCTTGATAGGGTAGATGCTTGGATCAATGATGGATGGTGGGAAGCTCATATAATAGACGTTCTTGGTGGTTTTAATTATGTAGTGTGTCTGTTGACCACAGAGGAAGAATTGGTGTTTGAGCATTCTATGCTGAGGCCTCATCAAGATTGGGTCAAAGGGAAATGGGTTACTGCCAGAGAG TTTGATATGCCAACAAGTTCATCTGACATGACATTGAAGTCAAAGGAGCTGAAAATCAGGATAAAGTGTAGTGGAACGACATCGGAGCCGAAATTCAGCAAGGGTATAAGGGTAGAAGTGAGAAGTGATGAAGAAGGATACCAGGGTTCCTGGTACACTGCAGTTATTGTTGATTCCATTGGTCAGCATAAGTTTTTGGTGGAATACTTGACACTAAGAACTGAGGACGAATCTGAGCCCCTTAGAGAAAAAGCAGATGCTTCTGACATTAGGCCCTGCCCCCCTTTAATTCAAAGAATTGACAGATTTAAAATGCTTGAAGAGGTTGATGCATGGTATAATGAGGGATGGTGGGTTGGTCTTATATGCAAAATCCTTGACGGCTTAAAGTACATGGTTTATTTTTGGACTACAAATGAGGAGCTGGAGTTTGACCATTTCACTTTGAGACCCCATCAAGACTGGATTGATGGAAAATGGGTCATTGCCTTCATG AAAAAACCTCAAATCGAAGTGAAGCCCAAACTAAAGGGACAGAGAGGTGGAGTAGCCAAGCGTACCAATTTTTGCGTTGGAGCAAAGGTGGAGGTGAAGAGTGATGAAGAAGGTTACCAGGGTTCATGGTACCCTGCGAAGATTGTGAGACCTCTAGGAAATGAGAAGTATCTGCTACAATACCAGACTCTAGAAACTGATGATGAAACTGACCTCCTGACTGAAGAAGCAGATACTCTTTCTATAAGGCCTTATCCCCCACTAATCCAACAACATGACCAATTCAGGCCACTTGATGAAGTTGACGCTTGGTATAATGGTGGGTGGTGGGCTGGTCAAGTGTGCAAAGTTCTCAAAGGTTCTAATTATACGGTCTACTTTCCAACGGCAAATGAGATCTTGGAATTTCAGCATTCTGATTTGAGGCCTCATCAAAACTGGCTAGATGGAGAATGGGTTGCTGCTAAAAGG GCTTTGGTCTAG
- the LOC132628733 gene encoding uncharacterized protein LOC132628733 → MEWLTSLCNVVFKTAKMSENWRWSTMISLYKNTSDIRSCYNYRGHQVAKLHYESLEQDGGDEVYYRSQSSCKETGGVVYRRKKDLYMVFTDLEKEYDKVPIEVFMEMLGGRSVYVVYTRVIKDMYDGIKTRVRIMGGDSEKFSVVMGLH, encoded by the exons ATGGAGTGGCTGACAAGTTTGTGTAATGTCGTTTTTAAGACGGCGAAAATGTCTGAAAactggaggtggagtacaatgatttcTTTGTACAAGAATACGAGTGACATTCGGAGTTGCTATAACTACAGGGGGCATCAAGTTGCTAAGCTACACTATGAAAGCTTGGAACAGgatggtggagatgagg TCTATTACAGAAGCCAATCATCTTGTAAGGAGACTGGTGGAGTTGTATACCGAAGGAAGAAGGACTTATACATGGTGTTCACCGACTTAGAAAAGGAATACGACAAAGTCCCAATAGAGGTTTTCATGGAGATGCTCGGAGGCAGAAGTGTTTATGTGGTGTACACTAGGGtgattaaggacatgtatgatggaatCAAGACCCGAGTAAGGATaatgggaggagactcagagaaGTTctcagttgtgatggggttgcactaG
- the LOC132628734 gene encoding uncharacterized protein LOC132628734, with amino-acid sequence MEEAGLTKANLIQMPSFSIKNVYHKMLGTHTKVAWRKLMCNNPGSPKWLFILFLVIHKRLYTKDRLIRWGMQLCPKCPLCENEPECIDHLFFQCSVTTAVWSKILQWQGIRRTTRSWSEELHWCETRNTGKGSDATIYRMSLAATIYELWLERNHRAFQSKRRSEVAIVKKIIQEVFVRAQQMLKGIPYYGIQFRILKENSLNILKQL; translated from the exons ATGGAGGAGGCAGGATTGACTAAAGCCAActtgattcaaatgccttctttCTCCATCAAGAATGTGTACCACAAGATGTTGGGAACTCATACTAAAGTGGCTTGGAGGAAACTAATGTGTAACAACCCTGGATCTCCCAAATGGCTATTCATTCTGTTCCTAGTTATACACAAGAGACTCTATACCAAGGACAGACTGATTCGTTGGGGGATGCAACTTTGCCCTAAGTGCCCATTGTGTGAAAATGAACCTGAATGTATTGACCACTTATTTTTTCAATGCTCAGTGACTACAGCAGTCTGGAGTAAGATACTCCAATGGCAGGGCATTAGGAGGACTACTAGATCATGGTCCGAAGAACTACATTGGTGTGAAACGAGGAACACAGGCAAAGGGAGTGATGCTACTATATATAGGATGTCTCTAGCTGCAACTATTTATGAGCTATGGCTGGAGAGAAACCATAGAGCATTTCAAAGCAAAAGAAGAAGTGAGGTAGCAATTGTGAAGAAGATTATTCAAGAAGTATTTGTACGA GCGCAGCAGATGCTGAAAGGCATACCTTACTATGGCATCCAGTTTAGGATTCTCAAGGAGAATTCTTTAAATATTCTGAAGCAATTGTAA